In Chitinophaga oryzae, the sequence GCCCTTAGCAACGAAAGCACTTTCCCGCAATGGAAACAAGGCTCTGAGTTCAAGGCGTACCGGAAATAAACTATAACACCCGGTAACATGATCATGGTATTATTCGGATTAATAATGATAGGGCTTATCCTGTTCTTGTACCTCAAGAACCAGGTCAACCGCCACCAGCTTAAAAAAACAGCAGTTCCCGATACTTACCGGGAACTGCTGCAATCACATGTACGCTACTACCAGCAACTCACGGAAGCGGACAAAAACCGCTTTGAGCAACAGGTACAGCGTTTCCTGAAAAGGACCCATATCGAAGGCGTAGGTACGGATGTAGAAGCGCTCGACCGCGTGCTGGTAGCAGCCAGCGCCATCATCCCCATCTTCGGATTCAAAAACTGGGAATATTTTAATCTCACCAATGTGATCCTCTACCCGGACACCTTTGATGAATCGTACCAGTATGAAGGCAACCGCCGGAATATCCTGGGCATGGTAGGCAGCGGAGCGCTCAACGGGCAGATGATCCTCTCCCGCTCCGCGCTGCGCGAAGGTTTCTCCAACACCACCGACAAAAGCAATACCGCCATCCACGAGTTTGTGCACCTGCTGGACAAAGCCGACGGCTCTGTAGACGGACTGCCTACCAAATTACTGGAACACAGCTACAGCATTCCGTGGCTCAAACTGGTACATCAAACCATCCAGGAAATGGCGGAAGGCCGCACAGATATTAATCCCTACGGCGCTACCAACCAGGCAGAATTTTTCGCCGTGATTTCTGAGTATTTTTTTGAAAGACCCGACCTGCTGTCTGAAAAACATCCGGAACTGTATAAAATGCTGACGCATATCTTCCAGCAGGACCCGGCCAAAACCGTTGCCTGATTTTTACTGCGCCTTCCGGAAATGCAGCCGGTAAATAATGCTCACCTGTACGCCCAGCCACATTTTCCGGTTATCCACAGCATCCGGGCTGAAAGTATCGCTGATGGTATATAACGGTTTGAAGTAACGTACATCTTTGAGGGCAACTTCTTCCTCGCGTCCCAGCGAAGCGGGATGGTCCATCGTATAATATTCCGACCGCAGGATGTTCAGCGATATACCTGCCTGCACTCCCAAATGATCGTTGAGCCGCCGCTCCCCGATAAGTGCCAGCTTCTGCCACTGCATCCGGATTTCTTTCTTTACAAAGTCGGTAGAATCATACTCAAATTGCATTTTCCCTATGGTCGCCTGCAGGTGCAGCCGCCAGTTCTCTCCCGGCGGAACGGAGATACCGGCGCCATACCGCAGCCCTGATGTATTACGGCCGGTACCCCACGAGGCTATGGCATACAGGAAGGGCATGCCCGCCTGCAACTGCCCGTTGACAATAAAAGATTCTTCCATGGAAACACCAGCGCCCACAAAAGGAATGAGGCCCGGCCGCGGCCCGTCACCGTTGTTACGGATACCGCCCGCAGATGAACGGTGAAACCAGCTGGACAGGAAAAAGGAGCGCTCCCTGGTACCGCCGGATTTTTGCAGGCGCGTCACCTTGCCCGTACCTCCCGCCTGGCCTGAAGCAGCCATTTCAGGGAAGTTCGTTGTTTTCTGCTGAGGATTGTTGGCAGCGGGCTGTTTCCGTATAGCCTCCGCCGTGAGTGGCGGAACAGGATCTTCTTTTTTCACGGTCGTATCCGGCGGCGTATGTGTTCCAATGCCGGGCAATTCAATATTTCCTATCCCCCATCTCTTCCTTTCTTTTTTCCCTTCGGGCGATGATTTTCGCAGCGATAAATTTAACAGGCCGGTATCTTTCCGGTGCGGCAGCGTATCTCTTTTTTTCCCGGAAGTAACATATAGGGAATCCTGTCTGAAAGGTAGTGTATCGCGCTTTATCCCGGCAGTTACATATGGGGAATCCAGTCTGAAAGGCAACGTATCCCGCTTAATGCCGGCAGTGGTAGTATCTGCGATGTCCCGTATTACGACAGCTGTATCGGTAGCAGGAAGGTGAAACTGGACGGCAGAATCCACGACCGGTTTTGTTACGGTAATCGCCTTGGTCATTGCCAGAGGCGTCTTCACCACCGTTTTCCCGGCGGCTACCGGCTTCCGTACAGATGCTTTCATCCTGGCAACGGAAGAGGTATGTACCTTGGCCGCGGCCACATGTTTCACCGGTAGCGCATCTACGAAAATAACATGACCGCCCAGCAATTTGTAGCTGATGCCGGTCTGCTTTTGGATATCGTCCAGTAAAACGCCCAGCGGTTGTATTTTCTGACGTATGCGGATCAGGCGCGAAGGAGAGAATTTACGGGTATTCAGGGAGAAACGGGTACCTGTTTGTTGTCCCACCGCTTTTAGCAGCTTATCCAGCGGTATCTCCCCTGCAGGGATGA encodes:
- a CDS encoding porin family protein, which codes for MKKKRSSSTAPAVVGRWLLAVLLLSGVLYSYGQLAAVNLQKNIIIPAGEIPLDKLLKAVGQQTGTRFSLNTRKFSPSRLIRIRQKIQPLGVLLDDIQKQTGISYKLLGGHVIFVDALPVKHVAAAKVHTSSVARMKASVRKPVAAGKTVVKTPLAMTKAITVTKPVVDSAVQFHLPATDTAVVIRDIADTTTAGIKRDTLPFRLDSPYVTAGIKRDTLPFRQDSLYVTSGKKRDTLPHRKDTGLLNLSLRKSSPEGKKERKRWGIGNIELPGIGTHTPPDTTVKKEDPVPPLTAEAIRKQPAANNPQQKTTNFPEMAASGQAGGTGKVTRLQKSGGTRERSFFLSSWFHRSSAGGIRNNGDGPRPGLIPFVGAGVSMEESFIVNGQLQAGMPFLYAIASWGTGRNTSGLRYGAGISVPPGENWRLHLQATIGKMQFEYDSTDFVKKEIRMQWQKLALIGERRLNDHLGVQAGISLNILRSEYYTMDHPASLGREEEVALKDVRYFKPLYTISDTFSPDAVDNRKMWLGVQVSIIYRLHFRKAQ
- a CDS encoding M90 family metallopeptidase, yielding MIMVLFGLIMIGLILFLYLKNQVNRHQLKKTAVPDTYRELLQSHVRYYQQLTEADKNRFEQQVQRFLKRTHIEGVGTDVEALDRVLVAASAIIPIFGFKNWEYFNLTNVILYPDTFDESYQYEGNRRNILGMVGSGALNGQMILSRSALREGFSNTTDKSNTAIHEFVHLLDKADGSVDGLPTKLLEHSYSIPWLKLVHQTIQEMAEGRTDINPYGATNQAEFFAVISEYFFERPDLLSEKHPELYKMLTHIFQQDPAKTVA